The proteins below come from a single Herpetosiphonaceae bacterium genomic window:
- a CDS encoding PAS domain S-box protein: protein MPRYSRRSSPPRPGLFSIGSLPPARRVRPDAPGLSILEQISDLVAILNQHAAIVDLNPAYRRAITGSSANLVGTSLLALVHPDDRATVQAQWAALTRTAQRLTFRQRAADGSWRWLEAQADPVVWRGSAHVVLVARDVTAQREHEAIRLQLAAIVESSEDAIISKHLDGTIVSWNASAERIYGYRADEVIGRSIALLVPPDLPDELPRLLGRLRQGERIERYETLRVRKDGTPIQVALTISPIKDATGTIIGASTIARDITERVEAENEQRRLAALVQQQHERFRTILTTVPGVVWEAWGQPDAATQQIDFVSDYVETMLGYSVQEWLETPNFWLSIVHPDDRAYAVQRANEVFSATDASGSEFRWITRDGRTIWVEVRSAPIYDAAGKPVGMRGVMMDITGRRRAEERERLLVEASSVLARSLDYETTLQSIASLVASTLADWCIVDVLEEDGVPQSLVVAHRDPAKVAMAQDLWPYRPRACAARSVLRSGQPMLLTEISDETLAAEACDDDHLRLLGSLGPSSAMCVPLIARDRILGTLTFIIDTPGRHYTPEDLILAEDLASRAALAVDNARLYREAQAALRTRDDFLSIAAHELKTPLTSLLGFTQMLLRRATQEPPYTLSRRDHQGLEIVAAQTRRLHDLIEDLLNIGRLRAGRLSVHRQVMDIVGFVRRIVADLEPMLERHALTLSCPDRALLIDGDPQRLEEVLQNLLQNALKYSPCGGCIHVEVLEQAGQVSIAVSDQGIGIPTAAQPRLFQPFYRAPTSAAANISGTGIGLYVVKEIATLHGGSVDVQSAEGQGSTFTVRLPLHQHADDTAMPDKARARSS from the coding sequence ATGCCCCGATATTCACGTAGATCCTCTCCGCCTCGACCGGGTCTTTTTTCAATCGGCTCGCTCCCACCGGCCCGCAGGGTACGGCCCGACGCGCCCGGCCTTTCGATTCTTGAGCAGATCAGTGATCTGGTCGCGATCCTCAATCAGCACGCCGCGATCGTAGATCTGAACCCGGCCTACCGACGGGCGATCACAGGCTCATCAGCCAACCTCGTCGGCACGTCGCTCCTGGCGCTGGTCCACCCCGACGACCGCGCGACCGTCCAGGCACAGTGGGCGGCGCTCACGCGAACCGCACAGCGCCTGACCTTTCGGCAGCGCGCCGCCGATGGCTCCTGGCGCTGGCTAGAGGCGCAGGCCGACCCCGTCGTGTGGCGCGGCAGCGCGCATGTCGTCCTCGTGGCGCGTGATGTGACGGCTCAGCGGGAGCACGAGGCGATCCGGCTTCAGCTCGCGGCGATCGTCGAGTCATCTGAGGATGCGATCATCAGCAAGCATCTGGACGGGACGATTGTAAGCTGGAATGCCAGCGCCGAGCGGATCTATGGCTATCGCGCCGACGAGGTGATCGGTCGTTCGATCGCGCTGCTCGTGCCGCCCGATCTGCCGGATGAGCTGCCGCGTCTCCTTGGACGGCTGCGGCAGGGTGAGCGGATCGAGCGCTACGAGACGCTGCGCGTGCGCAAAGACGGCACGCCGATTCAGGTAGCGTTGACGATCTCGCCGATCAAAGACGCTACCGGCACGATCATCGGCGCTTCGACGATCGCCCGCGACATCACCGAGCGCGTCGAGGCCGAGAACGAGCAGCGGCGGCTGGCAGCGCTGGTGCAGCAGCAGCACGAGCGCTTCAGGACGATCCTGACAACCGTGCCGGGCGTGGTCTGGGAAGCCTGGGGCCAGCCCGACGCGGCCACGCAGCAGATCGACTTCGTGAGCGATTATGTCGAGACGATGCTGGGCTACAGTGTGCAGGAGTGGCTGGAAACGCCCAACTTCTGGCTGTCGATCGTGCATCCCGACGATCGCGCGTACGCGGTGCAGCGGGCGAATGAGGTCTTTAGCGCGACTGACGCGAGCGGGAGCGAGTTTCGCTGGATCACGCGCGACGGACGCACGATCTGGGTCGAGGTGCGCTCCGCCCCTATCTATGACGCGGCGGGAAAGCCGGTCGGGATGCGCGGCGTGATGATGGATATTACCGGGCGCAGACGCGCCGAGGAGCGCGAGCGCCTGCTGGTCGAAGCCAGCAGCGTGCTTGCCCGCTCGCTCGACTACGAGACGACGCTGCAAAGTATCGCCAGCCTGGTTGCCTCCACGCTCGCCGACTGGTGTATCGTCGATGTTCTGGAGGAGGACGGCGTGCCGCAAAGCCTGGTCGTGGCCCATCGCGACCCGGCGAAAGTGGCGATGGCGCAGGATCTGTGGCCCTACCGCCCGCGCGCCTGCGCCGCGCGCAGTGTGCTGCGCTCAGGCCAGCCGATGCTGCTGACCGAGATCTCCGACGAGACACTGGCCGCTGAAGCATGCGACGACGATCATCTGCGTCTGCTGGGGAGCCTAGGCCCATCCTCGGCGATGTGCGTTCCACTGATCGCCCGCGACCGCATCCTGGGCACGCTCACCTTCATCATCGACACACCGGGACGACACTATACGCCGGAGGATCTGATCCTGGCTGAGGATCTGGCTAGCCGCGCGGCGCTCGCCGTCGATAACGCCCGGCTCTACCGCGAGGCGCAAGCGGCGCTCCGCACGCGCGACGATTTTCTCTCGATCGCCGCCCACGAACTCAAGACGCCGCTGACTTCGCTGCTCGGCTTTACGCAAATGCTGCTGCGTCGCGCGACGCAGGAGCCGCCCTACACCCTGAGCCGGCGCGATCACCAGGGATTGGAGATCGTCGCGGCCCAGACCAGGCGCCTGCACGACCTGATCGAGGATCTGCTCAATATTGGACGGTTGCGCGCCGGACGCTTAAGCGTGCATCGTCAGGTGATGGACATTGTTGGCTTCGTGCGGCGGATCGTGGCGGACCTGGAGCCGATGCTTGAGCGCCATGCGCTGACGCTGAGCTGTCCCGATCGCGCCCTGCTGATCGACGGCGATCCGCAGCGGCTGGAAGAAGTGCTGCAAAATCTGCTGCAAAACGCGCTCAAGTACAGCCCGTGCGGCGGTTGTATCCATGTGGAGGTGCTGGAGCAGGCGGGCCAGGTGTCGATAGCCGTATCGGATCAGGGCATCGGCATTCCTACCGCCGCTCAACCGCGCCTCTTTCAACCGTTTTATCGCGCGCCGACGAGCGCCGCAGCTAATATCAGTGGCACCGGCATCGGCCTGTACGTCGTCAAAGAGATCGCGACGCTCCACGGCGGCTCTGTCGACGTGCAGAGCGCTGAAGGCCAGGGCAGCACCTTTACGGTGCGGCTACCGCTGCATCAGCACGCCGATGACACCGCAATGCCAGATAAGGCGCGTGCTCGATCCTCGTAG